Genomic segment of Pseudomonas sp. CCI4.2:
CGATTGAGTACCCAGGGTCCCAGCGGTCGGTTCGACGGTTGGTCAACGGCGAGAGAAATTGGCTGAGCAAATAGCCGTGCGTCGCATGGATCTGCACCCATTTAAAAGCTGGGATGGGGGTCCACTTCTAAGTGGGCACCCTCGTCTGGGCTTCGGCTTATCTGCCGCGTTGGCGATTTTGAATTGAAGATCACGAGCGATGTCGTGGCGCTGGGGTTTCTCACCGTCACCGGCGTCGCCCTCTATGCCATGACGCGGCGGACTGCGTAAAAAACAGGCTCAAAACCTGGCGACGTGAAAGTTACACCAACTTTAATTTCTGCTTGGCGACTAACAAGGCACCGATGCTAAGGGCCGCCGCCACTATCAGATAAAAGCTCGGCGCCAGTAGAGAGCCTGTAAGCGCGATCAAGCCGGTCGCAATCACTGGCGCAAAACCTCCGAAGATAGTCACGGATAAGTTGTAGCTCAGAGACATGCCCGTCACCCGAGTCGGGCGTGGGAATACATCAGCCATTAACGATGCCAGGGGCGCGAAGTAAACCGCTTTGATAAGCGCCATCATCGACACGACCAATAAGAGCGAGGTTGCACTGGGCATTTTATTGAGCCAGAAAAAGGCTGGAAAAATCGCCAGGATGTAAACGATCGAGGCCCAAAGCATAATCTTGATGCGGCTGATATGACCCGTTATCCACCCGACAATCGGCGTCACCACCGTGAGGATCAGGCCCCCAGTGAGGGTGGCTAGAAAACCCGACGATTGTGGGATGTTCAAGGTGGTTGCTGCATAAGAGGGCATGTACTTGATCATGAAGTTTGATGCTGTCGATACGATGAGCACCCCCATCGCGACCAAGAGCAACGTCTTTTGCGAGAGAAGCACTTCTCTTAAAGGCTGGGCGCCGGGTTCGCTTTCCTTGAAGTCGGGGGATTCATCAACAGTGCGGCGAATGTAAAGTCCAACTGGGCCCAGGATCAAACCGAAGAAGAAAGGTACGCGCCAGCCCCAATCGAACATTTGCTGATCGTTAAGATGCATCGTCAAGAAATAGCCAAAGGTCGATGCGATGACCACGCCAAAGCCTTGGCTAGCAAACTGCAAGCTGGCGACAAAATTGCGGGTCTTTTGTGGGGCGTGCTCCATCATAAACGCTGTTGAACTACCGAACTCCCCTCCGGCGGAGAAGCCTTGCAGCAGACGCGCGAGCAAAATACCAATGGGAGCAACGATCCCTATTGCCGCGTAACCGGGGATTACTGCAATCATCGCAGTCCCGATCAACATCAGCAGTATTGATAGACTCAGCGCCTTCTTTCGCCCTTGTCTGTCGGCATATGAGCCCAGGACGGCGGCGCCCAGCGGACGGATTAGAAATGAAATGCCAAATGTAGCGAACGCCAGGAACAGCGATACGGCGGGAACCGCGGCAGGGAAAAACACCTTGCTAATGGTTAACGCAAAATAGGCATAGACCGACAGGTCAAACCACTCAAGTGTGTTTCCAATCAACGCGGCAGCCACAGGTTTCCAGATGGATTTCCCCAATTCGACCGCAGGTGTAACGGTGGATGATAACGCTGGCATTCTAGACGCTCCTGATTTTTTGTAAGTGTGTGAGCGGCAGATTCAAAAGACTCGGCATGACCCTGATTTTTATTATGTTCAGGCCTAAGCCACGTGACCCAGATCCCAGAAAAGCGCGGTCATGATTTCCAGGCCCTCAAGGATCACCGATCCCAACATATGTTCATCCGGGGCATGTTGAGAGCAACCTGGGTAGGAGTGCGGTATCCACACTGTCGGCAACCCGAGGACGTCAGAAAAAATGTCGTTGGGCAGGGTGCCTGCAAGATTGGGTAAAACGGCTAGTTGTCGAGGCGTGGTGTCGGCAATCGACTTTTTCGCGAAGCGTACCCACTGGTTGTCGGGATCCAGGCGAGTGGCAGGCGTGCAACGATCAATCACTATGTTGACCTGGTGAAAGCCTTCGGCATCCAGATGTTGACGCAGTAGGCTTTCCAGTTTCTGCCAATCAGTTCCTAACACGAACCGTAGCTGGCAATAAGCAATCGCCGACGGCGGAATGGCATTCACCGGCTTTGCAGGATTACCCGCAGTAAACGCCAGGATTTCCAGCGTGTTCCAGCCAAAAAGCTTTTCACCCAAGGTCAAACCGGGCTCGCCCCATTGAACATCCAGCGTTAACCCCAATGAATGCTCATCAACGCCCAAGTCGTGGATCGCTGCGCGCACGGAGTTGGGTATCGCGCAGGGGACAAGCCCTCGACAGCGAATACGGCCGTTTTGATCGACCAAACTCGCCAGCGCATTGCTCAAGACCACCGCGGGATTGGACATAACCCCACCCCAATTGCCTGAGTGCAATCCTTTATCGCGCGCATTGACCTGGAGAGAAAACAACGCCGAGCCTCGGGAGCCTAGAAATAGTGTGGGGCGGCTGTCGTTCAGACGTGGGCCATCCGACGCGATGAATACATCGGCTTTAAAAAGCTGCTGATGAGCCTCGCAGACTTCTCGT
This window contains:
- a CDS encoding MFS transporter; protein product: MPALSSTVTPAVELGKSIWKPVAAALIGNTLEWFDLSVYAYFALTISKVFFPAAVPAVSLFLAFATFGISFLIRPLGAAVLGSYADRQGRKKALSLSILLMLIGTAMIAVIPGYAAIGIVAPIGILLARLLQGFSAGGEFGSSTAFMMEHAPQKTRNFVASLQFASQGFGVVIASTFGYFLTMHLNDQQMFDWGWRVPFFFGLILGPVGLYIRRTVDESPDFKESEPGAQPLREVLLSQKTLLLVAMGVLIVSTASNFMIKYMPSYAATTLNIPQSSGFLATLTGGLILTVVTPIVGWITGHISRIKIMLWASIVYILAIFPAFFWLNKMPSATSLLLVVSMMALIKAVYFAPLASLMADVFPRPTRVTGMSLSYNLSVTIFGGFAPVIATGLIALTGSLLAPSFYLIVAAALSIGALLVAKQKLKLV
- a CDS encoding M20 family metallopeptidase, with translation MSKPQALASVRQYLSDGHFAADLRRRIAIRSESQDPDQAPELARYLDEEIAPALMRMGFECQSLKNPKGAGPLLFASRIEGEHLPTVLTYGHGDVVLGYDEQWREGLSPWALTIEGDRWYGRGTADNKGQHSINLTALEQVIKAREGRLGFNVKVLFETGEECGSPGLREVCEAHQQLFKADVFIASDGPRLNDSRPTLFLGSRGSALFSLQVNARDKGLHSGNWGGVMSNPAVVLSNALASLVDQNGRIRCRGLVPCAIPNSVRAAIHDLGVDEHSLGLTLDVQWGEPGLTLGEKLFGWNTLEILAFTAGNPAKPVNAIPPSAIAYCQLRFVLGTDWQKLESLLRQHLDAEGFHQVNIVIDRCTPATRLDPDNQWVRFAKKSIADTTPRQLAVLPNLAGTLPNDIFSDVLGLPTVWIPHSYPGCSQHAPDEHMLGSVILEGLEIMTALFWDLGHVA